A single window of Nasonia vitripennis strain AsymCx chromosome 4, Nvit_psr_1.1, whole genome shotgun sequence DNA harbors:
- the LOC100680236 gene encoding Bardet-Biedl syndrome 4 protein isoform X1, with the protein MENNALSNGRVHQQETTTTVQRFLTNRPRKGTYSGYAVFTAPSEIPAVESKNWLLHRHYTRHEYRICKALIEKELKEHAERTEYPNYLKGLILRKEGRVQDSLDCFQKCYNVNPTNVNNAKQIAKSLFLLGDHKRAIEVFLEAEKMVDSPDWEIHYNLGECYMRANQLENAKNHLLTATELTKNESPYFALVKLYVMEDRIIDAVSVYTEALYAVPESEEIATELGLMYLGLGDTKRAFQQFGTALAQSANYAKATLPMAYVMQSHGEFDVAFSKYKIAAQSMSESWALWNNVGMCLYGKQKYVSAITCLKRAHYLNPLALPAACNLGIVYLATGQPASAAIYLCAAVAAGPNSAMPYLLLGLALKRLEDLEGAERALEKAHSLAPQDPQVLINYAVVLDAGRKEERAREMLGVLSDVAGLIDVESQITKMAKQLAAKLQTDDKSFSPLFAEEERTLTEDEV; encoded by the exons ATGGAAAATAACGCTTTGAGCAACGGTAGAGTACATCAACAAGAGACGACTACAACGGTGCAGCGCTTTCTCACCAACAGGCCCAGAAAAG GTACCTATAGCGGCTACGCTGTGTTTACAGCTCCCTCCGAAATACCAGCCGTTGAATCTAAAAACTGGCTTCTGCACCGGCATTACACCAGGCATGAGTATCGGATATGCAAAGCCCTCATCGAAAAGGAGCTAAAGGAACACGCGGAGCGCACGGAATATCCCAACTATTTGAAG GGCTTGATTCTGAGGAAGGAAGGCAGAGTTCAGGACTCCTTGGACTGCTTCCAGAAGTGCTACAACGTCAATCCCACCAATGTTAACAACGCCAAGCAGATCGCCAAATCTCT GTTCCTTTTGGGCGACCACAAAAGAGCCATTGAAGTATTTCTCGAGGCCGAAAAGATGGTTGATTCACCCGACTGGGAAATTCATTACAACTTAG GCGAGTGTTATATGAGAGCGAACCAGCTGGAAAATGCAAAGAACCATCTGCTAACGGCAACAGAGTTGACGAAAAACGAGAGCCCATACTTCGCGCTTGTCAAACTCTACGTCATGGAGGATCGAATTATTGACGCCGTATCCGTTTACACGGAAGCATTATA CGCTGTGCCCGAAAGTGAGGAAATAGCAACGGAGCTGGGTCTGATGTATCTCGGATTAGGCGATACAAAGCGAGCTTTTCAGCAGTTTGGCACGGCCTTGGCTCAGTCAGCCAATTACGCCAAAGCCACTTTACCGATGGCCTACGTGATGCAG TCTCACGGAGAATTCGACGTCGCCTTCTCCAAGTACAAAATCGCCGCTCAGTCAATGTCGGAATCCTGGGCCCTCTGGAACAACGTCGGCATGTGCCTCTACGGAAAGCAGAAATACGTTTCC GCGATCACGTGTCTGAAGCGAGCTCACTACCTAAACCCTTTGGCGCTCCCAGCCGCCTGCAACCTGGGCATCGTGTACCTGGCGACTGGTCAACCAGCTTCAGCGGCAATTTACCTGTGCGCGGCCGTAGCGGCCGGTCCCAACAGCGCCATGCCTTACCTGCTTCTCGGAC TGGCGCTGAAGCGACTGGAGGACCTCGAGGGCGCGGAAAGAGCCTTGGAAAAGGCGCACTCGCTCGCTCCCCAGGACCCCCAAGTGCTCATTAATTATGCGGTTGTGTTGGACGCCGGGAGGAAggaggagcgcgcgcgggagatgCTCGGCGTTCTCAGCGACGTGGCCGGGCTCATCGATGTCGAGAGTCAG ATAACAAAGATGGCCAAGCAGCTGGCGGCAAAACTGCAAACGGACGATAAATCCTTCAGCCCGCTGTTTGCGGAGGAGGAACGGACGTTGACCGAGGACGAGGTCTGA
- the LOC100680236 gene encoding Bardet-Biedl syndrome 4 protein isoform X2: MENNALSNGRVHQQETTTTVQRFLTNRPRKAPSEIPAVESKNWLLHRHYTRHEYRICKALIEKELKEHAERTEYPNYLKGLILRKEGRVQDSLDCFQKCYNVNPTNVNNAKQIAKSLFLLGDHKRAIEVFLEAEKMVDSPDWEIHYNLGECYMRANQLENAKNHLLTATELTKNESPYFALVKLYVMEDRIIDAVSVYTEALYAVPESEEIATELGLMYLGLGDTKRAFQQFGTALAQSANYAKATLPMAYVMQSHGEFDVAFSKYKIAAQSMSESWALWNNVGMCLYGKQKYVSAITCLKRAHYLNPLALPAACNLGIVYLATGQPASAAIYLCAAVAAGPNSAMPYLLLGLALKRLEDLEGAERALEKAHSLAPQDPQVLINYAVVLDAGRKEERAREMLGVLSDVAGLIDVESQITKMAKQLAAKLQTDDKSFSPLFAEEERTLTEDEV; the protein is encoded by the exons ATGGAAAATAACGCTTTGAGCAACGGTAGAGTACATCAACAAGAGACGACTACAACGGTGCAGCGCTTTCTCACCAACAGGCCCAGAAAAG CTCCCTCCGAAATACCAGCCGTTGAATCTAAAAACTGGCTTCTGCACCGGCATTACACCAGGCATGAGTATCGGATATGCAAAGCCCTCATCGAAAAGGAGCTAAAGGAACACGCGGAGCGCACGGAATATCCCAACTATTTGAAG GGCTTGATTCTGAGGAAGGAAGGCAGAGTTCAGGACTCCTTGGACTGCTTCCAGAAGTGCTACAACGTCAATCCCACCAATGTTAACAACGCCAAGCAGATCGCCAAATCTCT GTTCCTTTTGGGCGACCACAAAAGAGCCATTGAAGTATTTCTCGAGGCCGAAAAGATGGTTGATTCACCCGACTGGGAAATTCATTACAACTTAG GCGAGTGTTATATGAGAGCGAACCAGCTGGAAAATGCAAAGAACCATCTGCTAACGGCAACAGAGTTGACGAAAAACGAGAGCCCATACTTCGCGCTTGTCAAACTCTACGTCATGGAGGATCGAATTATTGACGCCGTATCCGTTTACACGGAAGCATTATA CGCTGTGCCCGAAAGTGAGGAAATAGCAACGGAGCTGGGTCTGATGTATCTCGGATTAGGCGATACAAAGCGAGCTTTTCAGCAGTTTGGCACGGCCTTGGCTCAGTCAGCCAATTACGCCAAAGCCACTTTACCGATGGCCTACGTGATGCAG TCTCACGGAGAATTCGACGTCGCCTTCTCCAAGTACAAAATCGCCGCTCAGTCAATGTCGGAATCCTGGGCCCTCTGGAACAACGTCGGCATGTGCCTCTACGGAAAGCAGAAATACGTTTCC GCGATCACGTGTCTGAAGCGAGCTCACTACCTAAACCCTTTGGCGCTCCCAGCCGCCTGCAACCTGGGCATCGTGTACCTGGCGACTGGTCAACCAGCTTCAGCGGCAATTTACCTGTGCGCGGCCGTAGCGGCCGGTCCCAACAGCGCCATGCCTTACCTGCTTCTCGGAC TGGCGCTGAAGCGACTGGAGGACCTCGAGGGCGCGGAAAGAGCCTTGGAAAAGGCGCACTCGCTCGCTCCCCAGGACCCCCAAGTGCTCATTAATTATGCGGTTGTGTTGGACGCCGGGAGGAAggaggagcgcgcgcgggagatgCTCGGCGTTCTCAGCGACGTGGCCGGGCTCATCGATGTCGAGAGTCAG ATAACAAAGATGGCCAAGCAGCTGGCGGCAAAACTGCAAACGGACGATAAATCCTTCAGCCCGCTGTTTGCGGAGGAGGAACGGACGTTGACCGAGGACGAGGTCTGA
- the LOC100117304 gene encoding sex peptide receptor isoform X1 has protein sequence MNEAALQLGQHQQPLAHQLSNYTELLRRLNITEEDLDYVNNFGSSAGIGGTGGTGGTGGGCSCGPCHCGSLVRRFAASYRAYHGYVALLVCGFGTLANLLNVAVLTRKELRRAPINRILTGLAAADVLVMLEYVPFAIYEYIVLPERRHFPYGWAVFVLFHMHFSQLLHTISIALTLSLAVWRYIAVRFPQCSRSWCTPARCRLALLCSLLAAGLACAPSYFVFGIREQKLMEENGPVVLYHVDASRGPSSDDDRGLLYRLNFWLLGVLVKLLPCFVLTVISCRLIQALYNRAKTRRRLLRPLDGQLTDTPATGGRSERRADRTTRMLVAVLLLFLITEIPQGVLGLLSALLGDCFFRSCYHSLGEIMDILALFNGAVNFILYCSMSRQFRTTFGRLFKPSIVVGKWQPACTHQTDIQSTYV, from the exons ATGAACGAGGCCGCTCTGCAGCTGGGCCAGCATCAGCAGCCCTTGGCGCACCAGCTGTCGAACTACACGGAGCTGCTGCGCCGACTGAACATCACCGAGGAGGACCTCGACTACGTGAACAACTTCGGCTCGAGCGCCGGCATCGGCGGCACCGGCGGCACCGGCGGCACCGGCGGCGGCTGCTCCTGCGGGCCCTGCCACTGCGGCAGCCTCGTGCGCCGCTTCGCCGCCTCGTACCGCGCCTACCACGGCTACGTGGCGCTCCTCGTCTGCGGCTTCGGCACCCTGGCCAACCTGCTGAACGTCGCGGTGCTGACGCGCAAGGAGCTGCGCCGCGCCCCCATCAACCGGATCCTCACGGgcctcgccgccgccgacgtcCTGGTCATGCTCGAGTACGTGCCCTTCGCCATCTACGAGTACATCGTCCTGCCCGAGCGCAGGCACTTTCCCTACGGCTGGGCCGTCTTCGTCCTCTTCCACATGCACTTCAGCCAGCTGCTGCACACCATCAGCATCGCCCTCACCCTCAGCCTCGCCGTCTGGCGATACATCGCCGTCAG GTTCCCCCAGTGCAGCCGCAGCTGGTGCACGCCCGCGAGGTGCAGGCTCGCGCTGCTCTGCAGCCTGCTGGCAGCCGGACTCGCCTGCGCGCCCAGCTACTTCGTTTTCGGG ATACGGGAACAGAAGCTGATGGAAGAAAACGGCCCTGTGGTGCTGTATCACGTTGACGCAAGTAGAGGCCCGTCGAGCGATGACGATCGGGGCCTTCTATACAGGCTAAACTTTTGGTTGTTGGGTGTACTCGTCAAACTGTTGCCCTGCTTTGTTCTTACGGTCATCAGCTGTCGTCTCATACAGGCCCTGTACAA TAGAGCCAAGACCCGGAGGCGACTTTTGCGGCCGTTGGACGGTCAGCTAACGGACACGCCGGCGACGGGCGGCAGATCGGAGCGTCGGGCCGACCGCACCACGCGGATGCTCGTCGcggtgctgctgctcttcCTCATAACCGAGATCCCCCAGGGCGTCCTGGGCCTCCTCTCGGCGCTGCTCGGCGACTGCTTCTTCCGCAGCTGCTACCACAGCCTCGGCGAGATCATGGACATCCTCGCGCTCTTCAACGGCGCCGTCAACTTCATCCTCTACTGCTCGATGTCGCGGCAGTTCCGCACGACCTTCGGTCGGCTCTTCAAGCCCAGCATCGTCGTCGGCAAGTGGCAGCCGGCCTGCACCCATCAGACCGACATCCAGAGCACCTACGTCTGA
- the LOC100117304 gene encoding sex peptide receptor isoform X2 — translation MNEAALQLGQHQQPLAHQLSNYTELLRRLNITEEDLDYVNNFGSSAGIGGTGGTGGTGGGCSCGPCHCGSLVRRFAASYRAYHGYVALLVCGFGTLANLLNVAVLTRKELRRAPINRILTGLAAADVLVMLEYVPFAIYEYIVLPERRHFPYGWAVFVLFHMHFSQLLHTISIALTLSLAVWRYIAVRFPQCSRSWCTPARCRLALLCSLLAAGLACAPSYFVFGIREQKLMEENGPVVLYHVDASRGPSSDDDRGLLYRLNFWLLGVLVKLLPCFVLTVISCRLIQALYKAKTRRRLLRPLDGQLTDTPATGGRSERRADRTTRMLVAVLLLFLITEIPQGVLGLLSALLGDCFFRSCYHSLGEIMDILALFNGAVNFILYCSMSRQFRTTFGRLFKPSIVVGKWQPACTHQTDIQSTYV, via the exons ATGAACGAGGCCGCTCTGCAGCTGGGCCAGCATCAGCAGCCCTTGGCGCACCAGCTGTCGAACTACACGGAGCTGCTGCGCCGACTGAACATCACCGAGGAGGACCTCGACTACGTGAACAACTTCGGCTCGAGCGCCGGCATCGGCGGCACCGGCGGCACCGGCGGCACCGGCGGCGGCTGCTCCTGCGGGCCCTGCCACTGCGGCAGCCTCGTGCGCCGCTTCGCCGCCTCGTACCGCGCCTACCACGGCTACGTGGCGCTCCTCGTCTGCGGCTTCGGCACCCTGGCCAACCTGCTGAACGTCGCGGTGCTGACGCGCAAGGAGCTGCGCCGCGCCCCCATCAACCGGATCCTCACGGgcctcgccgccgccgacgtcCTGGTCATGCTCGAGTACGTGCCCTTCGCCATCTACGAGTACATCGTCCTGCCCGAGCGCAGGCACTTTCCCTACGGCTGGGCCGTCTTCGTCCTCTTCCACATGCACTTCAGCCAGCTGCTGCACACCATCAGCATCGCCCTCACCCTCAGCCTCGCCGTCTGGCGATACATCGCCGTCAG GTTCCCCCAGTGCAGCCGCAGCTGGTGCACGCCCGCGAGGTGCAGGCTCGCGCTGCTCTGCAGCCTGCTGGCAGCCGGACTCGCCTGCGCGCCCAGCTACTTCGTTTTCGGG ATACGGGAACAGAAGCTGATGGAAGAAAACGGCCCTGTGGTGCTGTATCACGTTGACGCAAGTAGAGGCCCGTCGAGCGATGACGATCGGGGCCTTCTATACAGGCTAAACTTTTGGTTGTTGGGTGTACTCGTCAAACTGTTGCCCTGCTTTGTTCTTACGGTCATCAGCTGTCGTCTCATACAGGCCCTGTACAA AGCCAAGACCCGGAGGCGACTTTTGCGGCCGTTGGACGGTCAGCTAACGGACACGCCGGCGACGGGCGGCAGATCGGAGCGTCGGGCCGACCGCACCACGCGGATGCTCGTCGcggtgctgctgctcttcCTCATAACCGAGATCCCCCAGGGCGTCCTGGGCCTCCTCTCGGCGCTGCTCGGCGACTGCTTCTTCCGCAGCTGCTACCACAGCCTCGGCGAGATCATGGACATCCTCGCGCTCTTCAACGGCGCCGTCAACTTCATCCTCTACTGCTCGATGTCGCGGCAGTTCCGCACGACCTTCGGTCGGCTCTTCAAGCCCAGCATCGTCGTCGGCAAGTGGCAGCCGGCCTGCACCCATCAGACCGACATCCAGAGCACCTACGTCTGA